Proteins found in one Lonchura striata isolate bLonStr1 chromosome 25, bLonStr1.mat, whole genome shotgun sequence genomic segment:
- the CYB561 gene encoding transmembrane ascorbate-dependent reductase CYB561: MDGAPPPTSPTGLSAYVAVSQLLGLTLLATTGAWLGRYRGGVAWHSPLQFNAHPLCMVLGMVFLQGDALLVYRVFRHEAKRSTKTLHALLHGLALVIALVGIIAVFESHRAKGISDMYSLHSWCGMATFVLYLLQWLLGCGFFLFPGASFSLRGWYKPQHIFFGITLFILSITSCLLGITEMLLFKISDSYSHFVPEGILANTLGVLLVAFGLVVGYVLTREEWKRPPLAEELALSMDFKTLTEGESPGGGSQ, translated from the exons aTGGACGGGGCCCCGCCGCCCACCAGCCCCACCGGGCTCTCGGCCTACGTGGCCGTGTCGCAGCTGCTGGGCCTGACGCTCCTGGCCACCACAGGTGCCTGGCTGGGCCGCTACCGGGGCGGCGtggcctggcacagccccctccaGTTCAACGCCCACCCCCTCTGCATGGTGCTGGGTATGGTGTTCCTCCAAGGTGACG ctctcctggtgTACCGGGTGTTCAGGCACGAGGCCAAGCGCTCCACCAAGACGCTGCACGCGTTGCTCCATGGCCTGGCCCTGGTCATCGCCCTCGTGG GCATCATCGCTGTGTTCGAGTCACACCGGGCTAAGGGCATCTCTGACATGTACAGTCTGCACTCCTGGTGTGGGATGGCCACCTTTGTGCTCTACCTCCTGCAG TGGCTCCTGGGCTGTGGTTTCTTTCTGTTCCCTGGTGCTTCCTTCTCGCTGAGAGGGTGGTACAAGCCCCAGCACATCTTCTTTGGCATCACCCTTTTCATCCTCTCCATCACTTCCTGCTTGCTGGGAATTACTGAGATGCTCCTCTTCAAAATCAG TGATTCCTACAGCCACTTTGTGCCTGAGGGCATCCTGGCCAACaccctgggggtgctgctggtggcCTTTGGGCTGGTGGTGGGCTACGTGCTGACACGGGAGGAGTGGAAGCGCCCACCACTGGCAGAGGAGCTGGCCTTGTCCATGGACTTCAAGACCCTGACCGAGGGAGAGAGCCCTGGTGGTGGCAGCCAGTGA